A genomic window from Agrobacterium tumefaciens includes:
- a CDS encoding cupin domain-containing protein: MQQLPKFPTVSPDDGVERTVLSEAPELMVVSFRFKTGAEGKLHSHPHVQSTYVASGSFRFYRDGDAYDLQKGDSLVVPGHIEHGCLCLEEGELIDCFTPRRDDFL; this comes from the coding sequence ATGCAGCAGCTTCCCAAATTCCCCACCGTTTCGCCCGATGACGGCGTGGAACGCACCGTGCTTTCCGAAGCGCCCGAGCTGATGGTCGTGTCATTCCGGTTCAAGACCGGCGCGGAAGGCAAGCTGCACAGCCACCCGCATGTGCAGTCCACCTATGTCGCCAGCGGCAGTTTTCGCTTTTACCGCGACGGTGACGCCTATGACCTGCAGAAAGGCGACAGCCTTGTCGTTCCCGGCCATATCGAACATGGCTGCCTGTGTCTGGAAGAGGGCGAGCTGATCGACTGCTTCACCCCGCGTCGCGACGACTTTCTCTGA
- a CDS encoding ABC transporter ATP-binding protein, whose product MAELSLKNVVKRYGALEVIHGADLDIADGEFVVFVGPSGCGKSTLLRMIAGLEDISDGDVSIGGRTVNDADPADRGIAMVFQSYALYPHMTVAENLSFGLRMNGNPKADTQKRVNRAAEILQINELMERRPKQLSGGQRQRVAIGRAIVREPQVFLFDEPLSNLDAELRVQMRVEISRLHKQLGTTMIYVTHDQTEAMTLADKIVVLRAGNIEQVGAPLDLYDDPANRFVAGFVGSPKMNFLDATIIGSGAENVTLALDSDPAVRLNLPIRHRLNDGTRVSLGIRPEHFCDAGQGDADLTVHVDVAEHLGNTSYVYARTEGGEQLIIERPESRDVGNRDRLTVGLSARKAFLFDSKGERLR is encoded by the coding sequence ATGGCGGAACTTTCGCTCAAGAACGTCGTCAAGCGTTATGGCGCGCTCGAAGTCATCCATGGCGCCGACCTCGATATTGCCGATGGTGAGTTCGTCGTCTTCGTCGGCCCCTCCGGTTGCGGCAAGTCCACGTTGCTGCGCATGATCGCCGGGCTGGAAGACATATCGGATGGCGATGTCAGCATCGGCGGCAGGACGGTCAACGATGCCGATCCGGCAGACCGCGGCATCGCCATGGTATTCCAGTCCTATGCGCTTTATCCGCATATGACGGTGGCCGAAAACCTGTCCTTCGGCCTTAGAATGAATGGCAACCCGAAGGCCGATACGCAAAAGCGTGTCAACCGCGCCGCCGAAATCCTGCAGATCAACGAGCTGATGGAGCGCCGGCCGAAACAGCTTTCCGGCGGCCAGCGGCAGCGTGTCGCCATCGGCCGCGCCATCGTGCGCGAACCGCAGGTCTTCCTGTTCGATGAGCCTTTGTCGAACCTCGATGCGGAACTGCGGGTGCAGATGCGCGTGGAAATCTCGCGGCTGCACAAGCAGCTGGGCACGACGATGATCTATGTGACCCACGACCAGACCGAGGCGATGACGCTGGCCGACAAGATCGTGGTGCTGCGGGCGGGCAATATCGAACAGGTCGGAGCGCCGCTCGATCTCTATGACGACCCCGCCAATCGTTTTGTCGCCGGTTTCGTCGGTTCGCCGAAGATGAATTTTCTCGACGCTACCATCATCGGCAGCGGTGCGGAGAACGTTACGCTCGCGCTCGACAGCGATCCGGCGGTGCGGCTCAACCTGCCGATAAGACACCGTTTGAACGACGGCACCAGGGTCTCGCTTGGCATCCGGCCAGAACATTTTTGCGATGCGGGGCAAGGTGATGCCGATCTCACCGTTCATGTCGATGTCGCCGAGCATCTCGGCAATACCAGCTATGTCTATGCCCGAACCGAAGGCGGCGAGCAGCTGATCATCGAACGGCCGGAATCGCGCGATGTCGGCAATCGCGACCGGCTGACGGTCGGCCTTTCCGCCCGCAAGGCCTTTCTTTTCGACAGCAAGGGCGAACGCCTGCGCTGA
- a CDS encoding M24 family metallopeptidase has translation MSDIDRSRAQQLMREADIDALVLFQPEAFRYAVGAHAGVATMWGRAGSAIALVPADAGAGLAAVVSDHAAPLVGKAAPDIDLRCHRIWIDMVDLSGVETVAQVDDAYRRNNSGGPRPETFDRAACFGLLSDLLRERGLSAARIGADLEFMPAADFSALRQALPDVNWVDGSMVLRRLRAVKSEREIKLLKQAAAAAEAGLVEMAAAVRPGVALGQLSAAWKSGAQAHAAKSGFSLSGHWDYISVGPALSDMTAAVTPGALIKADVGTLVDSYSSDGARTFSWGPVSALAADIFKALEAAFACGLEALRPGNTFGAVHAAMLASMRKDGFSEYYRGHFGHSVGGGVGIEEWPFFSHGNPEIILPGMVVALEAPFYGEGLGALMIEDQFLVTSSGAECMNNLPRTLRDLSAN, from the coding sequence ATGAGCGATATCGACCGAAGCCGTGCGCAGCAGCTGATGCGGGAGGCGGATATCGACGCGCTGGTGCTGTTCCAGCCCGAAGCCTTCCGTTATGCCGTCGGTGCGCATGCCGGCGTGGCGACCATGTGGGGCAGGGCGGGTTCGGCAATCGCGCTGGTGCCGGCTGATGCCGGGGCAGGGCTCGCCGCCGTCGTCAGCGATCATGCCGCCCCGCTCGTCGGGAAGGCGGCGCCTGATATAGATCTGCGCTGCCATCGCATCTGGATCGATATGGTCGATCTTTCGGGTGTGGAAACTGTCGCGCAGGTGGATGATGCCTATCGCCGCAACAATTCCGGTGGGCCGCGGCCGGAGACATTCGATCGTGCCGCCTGTTTCGGCCTGCTCTCCGATCTTTTGCGGGAGCGCGGGCTGTCTGCGGCGCGCATTGGTGCGGACCTTGAATTCATGCCCGCCGCCGATTTTTCAGCGCTGCGGCAGGCGCTGCCCGACGTGAACTGGGTTGATGGTTCGATGGTGCTGAGACGTCTGAGGGCGGTGAAATCCGAACGCGAGATCAAACTTCTGAAGCAGGCGGCAGCCGCCGCCGAGGCAGGGTTGGTCGAGATGGCAGCCGCCGTTCGACCGGGAGTAGCGCTTGGTCAACTTTCCGCCGCCTGGAAATCCGGCGCGCAGGCACATGCCGCAAAATCCGGTTTTTCGCTGAGCGGGCATTGGGACTATATTTCCGTCGGTCCGGCCCTGTCGGATATGACGGCGGCGGTCACACCGGGCGCACTGATCAAGGCCGATGTCGGCACGCTGGTAGACAGTTATTCCTCTGATGGCGCAAGAACCTTCTCATGGGGGCCGGTCTCGGCTCTTGCTGCCGATATTTTCAAGGCGCTGGAGGCAGCCTTCGCCTGTGGACTGGAAGCGCTCCGCCCCGGCAATACATTCGGCGCGGTGCACGCCGCCATGCTGGCTTCGATGCGCAAGGACGGCTTCAGCGAATATTATCGCGGTCATTTCGGCCATTCCGTCGGCGGCGGGGTCGGTATCGAGGAATGGCCGTTCTTTTCCCATGGCAATCCGGAAATCATCCTTCCCGGCATGGTGGTCGCACTTGAAGCGCCCTTCTATGGCGAAGGGCTGGGGGCGTTGATGATCGAGGACCAGTTCCTCGTCACATCATCAGGTGCGGAGTGCATGAACAACCTGCCACGCACTCTCAGGGATTTATCCGCGAACTAA
- a CDS encoding carbohydrate ABC transporter permease, giving the protein MRSKSRSLFWQKIALHAALTPLAIIWLFPLWMMFVFSTMPDYGIFSPDIVLVPSTNFVENFNNLQADTNFLRAMFISITVAVIYTVLSVFLTSMAGWALARYRFAGRGVVIAIILGTITLPFAVVVIPQFIMVAREFKLANTWVALIVPPLFNSLGVLFMRQSFSMMPTELFDAARVEGVKEWQIFLRIALPLARPTMAALSIILFLASWNNYLWPLLINSRPGMMTAPVALGTLIGLTKVSWGGIMAGAVLLTAPILVVFVALQRHFIAGISAGAVK; this is encoded by the coding sequence ATGAGATCGAAATCGAGATCGCTTTTCTGGCAGAAGATCGCGCTGCACGCGGCGCTGACACCGCTCGCCATCATCTGGCTGTTTCCGCTGTGGATGATGTTCGTGTTTTCGACCATGCCGGATTACGGCATTTTCAGCCCCGATATCGTGCTGGTGCCCTCCACCAACTTCGTCGAGAATTTCAACAACCTGCAGGCGGACACTAACTTCCTCAGGGCCATGTTCATCTCGATCACCGTCGCCGTCATCTACACGGTGCTTTCGGTGTTCCTGACGTCGATGGCGGGCTGGGCGCTGGCGCGTTATCGTTTTGCCGGGCGCGGCGTGGTGATCGCCATCATTCTCGGCACAATAACCCTGCCTTTCGCGGTCGTCGTCATTCCGCAATTCATCATGGTGGCGCGTGAATTCAAGCTCGCCAATACCTGGGTGGCCCTGATCGTGCCGCCGCTGTTCAACTCGCTCGGCGTGCTGTTCATGCGGCAATCCTTCTCGATGATGCCGACCGAGCTTTTCGATGCGGCACGGGTGGAGGGCGTCAAGGAGTGGCAAATCTTCCTGCGCATCGCTTTGCCATTGGCGCGTCCCACCATGGCGGCGCTGTCGATCATTCTCTTCCTGGCCTCGTGGAACAATTATCTCTGGCCGCTTCTCATCAATTCCCGCCCAGGAATGATGACCGCACCCGTGGCGCTTGGCACCCTCATCGGGCTCACCAAAGTGTCATGGGGCGGCATCATGGCCGGCGCGGTGCTGCTCACAGCGCCCATCCTCGTGGTTTTCGTGGCTCTGCAACGTCATTTCATCGCCGGCATTTCCGCCGGGGCAGTCAAGTAA
- a CDS encoding aldo/keto reductase: MTTEQPIRWGIIGPGTIARTFADGIAHSRTGRLEAIATRNPDKPGLAEAFPGARIIHGYDALLADPDIDAVYVATPHTGHAEWAIKAIRAGKNVLVEKPIALSAYDADAIFHEAKKAGVFAGEAYMYRLHPQTAKLLELVKSRAVGDIRIIRSSFGFNMGSFRADHRLFANEMAGGGILDVGGYPVSMVRMIAGAVDGKPFAEPEKVAGAAHLGQSGVDEWASAVLKFSNGIVAEVSCSIMAAQDNVLRIIGSEGRIEVKDFWFAAGHKGGTGRIDIVRGDKVETIELPEDRWLYSFEVDAAGEAIRQGKKEFDAPGMAWADSLGNLRVMDQWRASVGLEYSVEKATSRVANITGGKVVAGNAVPKRQIPGLAKPASVVALGFEFFPNFASASLTLDAFYEAGGNLFDTAYVYGAGRTEAIFGDWQTSRKVPREEIVLIGKGAHSPLCYPDMIAKQLDQSLARLKTDYVDAYFMHRDNLDIPVGEFVDAMDAEVRRGRIRGIFGGSNWTRERMDEAAAYAQKNGKQAPGALSNNFSLAEMLDPIWAGCVAASDDEWKAWLQSRQIPNFAWSSQGRGFFTDRAGRDKHDDEEIVRVWYSDRNFVRRDRAIELAQKLGRHPIHIALAYVIAQPFPVIPLIGPRTIAELEDSLSALDIVLTGEQVKWLEA, from the coding sequence ATGACGACCGAACAACCGATCCGCTGGGGCATCATCGGCCCGGGCACCATCGCCAGGACTTTTGCTGATGGCATAGCCCATTCCCGCACCGGCAGGTTAGAGGCCATCGCCACCCGCAACCCGGACAAGCCCGGCCTTGCGGAGGCCTTCCCCGGTGCGCGCATCATCCATGGGTACGACGCGCTGCTGGCCGATCCCGATATCGATGCCGTCTATGTCGCCACACCCCATACCGGCCATGCCGAATGGGCGATCAAGGCGATCCGGGCAGGTAAAAACGTACTGGTGGAAAAGCCCATCGCGCTTTCCGCCTATGATGCCGACGCCATTTTCCACGAGGCGAAAAAGGCCGGCGTCTTCGCGGGCGAAGCCTATATGTATCGCCTGCACCCGCAGACGGCGAAATTGCTGGAACTGGTCAAGAGCCGTGCGGTTGGCGATATCCGCATCATCCGCTCCAGCTTCGGTTTCAACATGGGCTCGTTCCGGGCCGATCACCGGCTTTTCGCCAATGAAATGGCGGGCGGCGGCATTCTGGATGTCGGCGGTTATCCGGTTTCCATGGTGCGGATGATCGCCGGCGCCGTGGACGGAAAACCCTTTGCCGAGCCGGAAAAGGTGGCGGGCGCCGCCCATCTCGGCCAGTCGGGCGTCGATGAATGGGCCTCCGCCGTGCTTAAATTCTCAAACGGCATCGTCGCCGAAGTCTCATGCTCGATCATGGCGGCGCAGGATAATGTGCTGCGCATCATCGGCTCGGAAGGGCGCATCGAGGTCAAGGATTTCTGGTTTGCTGCCGGCCACAAGGGCGGCACCGGGCGGATTGATATCGTCAGGGGTGACAAGGTCGAAACCATCGAATTGCCGGAGGATCGCTGGCTTTATTCCTTCGAGGTCGATGCGGCGGGCGAAGCGATACGGCAGGGTAAAAAGGAATTTGATGCACCCGGCATGGCCTGGGCCGACAGCCTCGGCAATCTTCGTGTCATGGATCAATGGCGCGCTTCCGTCGGGCTGGAATACAGCGTCGAAAAAGCAACGTCGCGCGTTGCCAATATTACCGGCGGCAAGGTCGTGGCCGGAAACGCAGTGCCGAAGCGGCAGATTCCGGGCCTTGCCAAACCCGCTTCCGTGGTCGCGCTCGGTTTCGAATTCTTCCCCAATTTCGCCTCCGCATCGCTGACACTGGATGCCTTCTATGAGGCGGGCGGCAATCTCTTCGATACGGCCTATGTCTATGGCGCAGGCAGGACCGAGGCGATCTTCGGCGACTGGCAGACCAGCCGCAAGGTGCCGCGTGAGGAGATCGTTCTGATCGGCAAGGGTGCGCATTCGCCGCTCTGCTATCCTGACATGATCGCAAAGCAGCTCGATCAGTCGCTCGCGCGGCTGAAGACGGATTATGTCGATGCCTATTTCATGCATCGCGATAATCTGGATATTCCGGTCGGCGAGTTCGTCGATGCCATGGATGCCGAAGTTCGGCGCGGGCGCATTCGCGGCATTTTCGGTGGCTCCAACTGGACGCGCGAGCGCATGGACGAGGCCGCGGCTTACGCGCAGAAGAACGGCAAACAGGCGCCCGGCGCGCTTTCCAACAACTTCTCGCTTGCCGAAATGCTTGATCCCATCTGGGCGGGCTGCGTTGCGGCATCTGACGATGAGTGGAAGGCATGGTTGCAATCGCGCCAGATCCCCAATTTTGCCTGGTCCAGCCAGGGGCGCGGTTTCTTCACGGACCGGGCAGGGCGCGACAAGCATGACGATGAGGAAATCGTCCGCGTCTGGTATTCAGATCGCAATTTCGTGCGCCGTGACCGGGCAATCGAGCTTGCGCAGAAACTGGGCCGCCACCCGATCCACATCGCGCTCGCTTATGTCATCGCCCAGCCTTTCCCGGTCATCCCGCTGATCGGACCGCGCACGATTGCGGAGCTGGAGGATAGCCTTTCGGCGCTGGATATCGTGCTGACCGGTGAGCAGGTGAAGTGGCTGGAGGCTTGA
- a CDS encoding FadR/GntR family transcriptional regulator, whose translation MTKATTSEPAAPQAKTLVVKVSEELRSQIAKGRYKTGDRLPSEAQLTQEFGVSRTVVREAIASLRSDGLVEPRQGAGVFVLEPAPVERRPFHNIDLARVSSLIEMLELRTAVEGDAAGLAAIRRSPAQEEKIIEAFDAFRASAARGIPTAEADFAFHLAVAEATNNPRFSEFLQVLGPTVIPRRAVADNGAETVLSPADLSRLVGEHEAILIAIQDGNEDAARSAMRNHLKSSQTRYRAMLRAPR comes from the coding sequence ATGACAAAAGCGACAACCTCCGAACCGGCAGCTCCGCAAGCCAAGACGCTTGTGGTGAAGGTTTCGGAGGAACTCCGCAGCCAGATCGCCAAGGGCCGTTACAAGACGGGCGACCGCCTGCCATCAGAAGCGCAGCTGACGCAGGAATTTGGGGTGAGCCGCACCGTGGTGCGCGAGGCCATCGCCTCGCTGCGCTCCGACGGTCTGGTCGAGCCACGTCAGGGCGCCGGCGTCTTCGTGCTGGAGCCCGCACCCGTCGAGCGGCGGCCGTTTCACAATATCGATCTCGCCCGGGTTTCCTCGCTGATTGAAATGCTGGAACTGCGCACCGCCGTGGAAGGCGATGCCGCCGGTCTTGCCGCCATTCGCCGCTCGCCGGCACAGGAAGAAAAGATCATCGAGGCCTTCGATGCCTTCCGCGCCAGCGCCGCCAGGGGCATTCCGACAGCCGAGGCCGATTTTGCCTTTCATCTTGCCGTGGCCGAAGCGACCAACAATCCCCGCTTCAGCGAGTTTCTGCAGGTGCTTGGCCCAACCGTCATTCCGCGCCGTGCCGTAGCTGATAATGGCGCAGAAACCGTGCTTTCACCCGCCGATCTCAGCCGTCTCGTCGGCGAGCATGAAGCGATCCTGATCGCCATACAGGACGGCAACGAGGATGCGGCGCGAAGCGCCATGCGCAACCACCTGAAAAGCAGCCAGACGCGTTATCGCGCCATGCTGCGTGCGCCGCGCTGA